A single region of the bacterium genome encodes:
- a CDS encoding mechanosensitive ion channel family protein: protein MRNFLIAALVLGVAVTMAFGQPAKPAPAVPAPPTVAPPVPLPAPTAPGPASPAQELALRSPEVAWLLSLPRLLGKPLTFLVAFLFVGLVFGLLVRRAISPRPGGEAHYSDALDDRTRRRLAIGNLVVWTVALLAGCEAAGLQWFTSLLQMVLEFVKGLFGLIGAIIGGLFWVIAAMVIAYALSPRGQDLVLGLLGWAWLRHSGSKPKPDQEFDLGGGARGRITSTDFLHSTLQTTDGRTQTVPNAWLMRTYFNWDRLTWGATEAPPKPPVPPPPGSV, encoded by the coding sequence ATGAGGAACTTCCTGATTGCTGCTCTCGTGTTGGGCGTGGCCGTGACGATGGCGTTCGGGCAGCCCGCGAAGCCGGCGCCGGCAGTGCCCGCGCCGCCGACCGTAGCTCCGCCCGTCCCGCTCCCGGCACCGACGGCGCCGGGGCCCGCCTCACCGGCGCAGGAACTCGCCCTCCGCAGCCCCGAGGTGGCCTGGCTGCTCTCTCTCCCCCGCCTGCTGGGCAAGCCGCTGACGTTCCTGGTGGCGTTCCTGTTCGTGGGGCTGGTCTTCGGCCTCTTGGTCCGGCGCGCCATCTCGCCTCGCCCGGGCGGGGAGGCCCATTACAGCGATGCCCTCGACGACCGAACCAGGCGGCGCCTGGCCATCGGCAACCTGGTGGTCTGGACGGTGGCCTTGCTGGCGGGCTGTGAAGCCGCGGGCCTCCAGTGGTTCACGAGCCTGCTTCAGATGGTCCTCGAGTTCGTCAAGGGGCTGTTCGGCCTCATCGGGGCCATCATCGGCGGGCTCTTCTGGGTGATCGCTGCCATGGTGATCGCCTACGCGCTCAGCCCGAGGGGGCAGGACCTCGTGCTGGGACTGCTGGGGTGGGCCTGGCTGCGGCACTCGGGGAGCAAGCCCAAGCCCGACCAAGAGTTCGATCTGGGCGGCGGCGCGCGGGGGCGCATCACCAGCACGGACTTCCTCCACAGCACGCTGCAGACGACAGACGGGCGGACGCAGACCGTCCCCAACGCCTGGCTGATGCGGACCTACTTCAACTGGGACCGGCTGACGTGGGGCGCGACCGAAGCCCCGCCCAAGCCGCCAGTGCCGCCACCCCCGGGGTCGGTGTAG